In [Leptolyngbya] sp. PCC 7376, a genomic segment contains:
- a CDS encoding DUF423 domain-containing protein: MWTRCFLTIAPILAAISVAAGAFASHALKAKLDTYALDIWETGAKYQMYHAIALLFVGLLALQESMPQAWLNAAGIGFIVGTVLFSGSLYTLSLSGVKILGAITPLGGVGFLIGWICLAIAGWSQVSS, from the coding sequence ATGTGGACAAGATGTTTTCTGACGATCGCCCCCATTTTGGCAGCAATTTCTGTCGCAGCCGGAGCTTTCGCGAGCCATGCTCTCAAAGCAAAACTAGATACCTATGCCCTAGACATTTGGGAAACTGGTGCGAAATACCAGATGTACCATGCGATCGCCTTGCTATTTGTAGGTTTGTTAGCACTCCAAGAATCAATGCCACAAGCTTGGCTCAATGCTGCGGGGATTGGATTTATCGTCGGAACAGTACTTTTCTCTGGGAGTCTCTATACGCTCAGTTTGAGTGGCGTAAAAATTCTTGGAGCCATTACGCCATTGGGTGGTGTTGGGTTTTTGATTGGTTGGATTTGTTTGGCGATCGCCGGATGGTCACAGGTTTCGAGTTGA
- a CDS encoding response regulator — protein MILIGDDPESSSDLYKKILQSSNDTCFETSQKEIFKQAIALKPQLIILNAELFGNAVYRLCVNLREQYPLINTSLILINVPNETVEKSRGFQSGANDVVTQPCDRLELFQRVKQQLSNVKLRQLQQQRNQSLKQTVKQQKALSVVIQRIRRSLDLESIFWSTASEIHYALNCDRVVIYRFNPDWSGNFVAEAVSSQWRSLIDDPNLAVEEIKSTSAKQADSGECIIQLLDGTKKSWIEDTYLQENKGIYEKEGIPYRVADDVYKAGFSECYIELLETFQAKAYVVLPIFLGDRLWGLLGIYQNDAPRQWQTEEKEMLLQISSQLGIALQQAELITELRSAKEKADIANKAKSLFLARMSHELRTPLSSILGFAELLSVDPTLNEDQLDSITCISQSGKHLLDLINDVLSISQIEAGQITLNPDIFELTECLNSIKDIVQIAATQKDIKLTFHIDGSLPPYVYFDQAKLKQILINLLNNAIKFTDVGQVILQVSYRTTGKSSYFIRFEVIDTGLGIKAVEQKTLFRSFQQTTSGRQSKQGTGLGLAISQSFVQKMGGKIKVDSEAGEGSRFWFDLPLTEEYASTEQQAQFTINDKDIQPDKDQTMTKVLVIEDHPIQRELLELQLIEMGFETKVTADGADGLECWRRWQPNIILLDLRMPSVDGSTVIQEIDQAIADNPEYTKPKIIVITADVFYAQENKDLSLNCDEIIYKPVKPKRLLSTINYHLKNSRKTA, from the coding sequence ATGATTTTAATTGGCGACGATCCAGAATCGAGTTCTGACCTCTATAAAAAGATTTTACAAAGCTCTAATGATACTTGCTTTGAAACGAGTCAGAAGGAAATCTTTAAGCAAGCAATTGCTTTAAAACCGCAACTCATTATTCTAAATGCTGAGCTATTTGGAAATGCGGTTTATCGTCTTTGTGTCAATTTGAGGGAACAGTATCCTCTCATTAATACATCGCTAATTTTAATCAATGTCCCCAACGAGACAGTAGAGAAATCCCGTGGCTTTCAGTCAGGTGCTAATGATGTTGTGACTCAGCCCTGCGATCGCCTCGAACTTTTCCAAAGAGTGAAACAGCAACTCTCGAATGTAAAACTCCGACAGCTCCAACAGCAACGTAATCAATCATTAAAACAAACAGTCAAACAACAAAAAGCTCTCAGTGTCGTCATCCAACGCATTCGCCGTAGCCTCGATCTTGAAAGTATTTTCTGGAGTACAGCCAGCGAAATTCACTATGCTCTAAATTGTGACCGGGTTGTTATTTATCGGTTTAATCCAGATTGGAGTGGTAATTTTGTCGCAGAAGCTGTTTCTTCTCAATGGCGATCGCTCATCGATGATCCCAACCTTGCAGTCGAAGAAATAAAATCCACGTCAGCAAAACAGGCTGATTCGGGTGAATGTATCATCCAACTTCTCGATGGCACAAAAAAAAGTTGGATTGAAGATACTTACCTCCAAGAAAATAAAGGTATCTATGAAAAAGAAGGGATACCTTATCGTGTAGCAGATGATGTTTATAAAGCAGGATTTTCTGAGTGCTACATCGAACTGCTCGAAACATTTCAAGCGAAAGCCTATGTTGTCCTGCCCATTTTCTTGGGCGATCGCCTCTGGGGTTTACTAGGTATTTACCAAAATGATGCTCCTCGACAATGGCAAACAGAAGAAAAAGAAATGCTCCTCCAAATTTCCAGCCAACTCGGTATTGCCCTCCAGCAAGCTGAGCTCATCACAGAACTCCGCAGCGCCAAAGAAAAAGCAGACATCGCAAATAAAGCAAAAAGCCTCTTTCTTGCAAGGATGAGCCATGAACTAAGAACGCCCCTTAGTTCAATCCTCGGTTTTGCTGAATTGCTGAGTGTAGACCCAACGTTGAACGAAGATCAGCTAGACTCCATCACCTGCATTAGCCAAAGTGGCAAACATCTCCTCGATTTAATTAATGATGTTCTATCCATTTCGCAAATCGAAGCAGGTCAAATCACCCTTAATCCAGACATCTTTGAATTGACTGAGTGCTTAAATTCCATTAAAGATATTGTCCAAATTGCGGCGACACAAAAGGATATCAAACTTACCTTTCATATTGATGGCAGTTTGCCTCCCTATGTCTATTTCGACCAAGCAAAACTTAAACAGATACTCATTAATCTATTAAACAACGCCATTAAATTCACCGACGTTGGTCAAGTCATTCTCCAAGTGTCTTATCGCACCACAGGCAAGTCATCTTACTTTATTCGCTTTGAAGTAATTGATACGGGTTTGGGTATCAAAGCCGTCGAGCAAAAGACATTATTTCGCTCTTTTCAACAAACCACTTCTGGTCGCCAATCAAAACAAGGAACGGGCTTAGGGTTAGCTATTAGTCAAAGCTTTGTGCAGAAGATGGGAGGGAAAATAAAGGTCGATAGTGAAGCAGGAGAAGGTTCTCGTTTTTGGTTTGATCTGCCTCTTACAGAGGAATATGCGTCTACCGAACAACAAGCTCAATTCACCATAAATGACAAGGATATTCAGCCTGACAAAGACCAAACTATGACCAAGGTTCTAGTGATTGAAGATCATCCAATTCAGCGAGAGTTATTAGAACTCCAGCTCATTGAGATGGGATTCGAAACGAAAGTGACTGCTGATGGTGCCGATGGGCTCGAATGTTGGCGCAGGTGGCAACCAAATATCATTCTGCTCGATCTGCGTATGCCTTCGGTGGATGGCTCCACTGTCATTCAGGAAATTGATCAGGCGATCGCCGACAACCCAGAATATACAAAACCTAAAATTATCGTCATTACAGCCGATGTCTTTTACGCTCAAGAAAATAAAGACCTATCCTTAAACTGCGACGAGATTATCTACAAACCAGTTAAGCCCAAACGATTACTCAGCACCATCAATTACCACTTAAAGAACAGCAGAAAAACAGCTTAA
- a CDS encoding sulfurtransferase TusA family protein, whose translation MGDSKSLVADAQLDLRGTPCPINFVRTKLQLKKMAANTLLEVWLDAGEPMEQVPDSLVMEGYLVEQAIAQEDGEYYSLWVRCPAGE comes from the coding sequence ATGGGTGATTCTAAGTCATTGGTTGCTGATGCTCAGCTAGATTTACGGGGAACGCCTTGCCCGATTAATTTTGTGCGGACAAAGTTACAGTTAAAAAAAATGGCCGCGAATACACTGTTGGAAGTATGGCTTGATGCAGGTGAGCCCATGGAACAGGTTCCGGATAGTTTAGTCATGGAAGGTTATCTCGTTGAACAGGCGATCGCCCAAGAAGATGGTGAATATTATTCGCTCTGGGTTCGTTGTCCTGCTGGGGAGTAA
- a CDS encoding carbon-nitrogen hydrolase family protein gives MKSYLAAAVQMKSKPHLIHNLGEAEDLIQLAVNQGAELVTLPENFSYLGDEASKMTQAQEIAEQSEKFLKTMAQRFRITLLGGGFPVPAGENKVCNTALLISPEGQELARYNKVHLFDVDLPDGNTYTESSTVQAGNSLPQLCRTPQLGNIGLSVCYDVRFPELYRHLSKQGADILCIPAAFTAYTGKDHWQTLIQARAIENTAYVVAPAQTGKHYGMRYSHGHAMIVDPWGTILDDVGVHPGVAIAEISPIRLKQVRQQMPCLQHRVF, from the coding sequence ATGAAATCCTACCTTGCCGCCGCTGTCCAAATGAAGAGTAAGCCGCACCTTATTCATAACCTCGGAGAGGCAGAAGATCTAATCCAGTTGGCGGTCAACCAAGGTGCTGAGTTAGTCACATTACCCGAGAATTTTTCGTATCTCGGCGATGAAGCAAGCAAAATGACCCAAGCTCAGGAAATTGCTGAGCAAAGTGAGAAATTTCTCAAAACGATGGCTCAGCGATTTCGCATTACATTGTTGGGTGGTGGATTTCCTGTGCCTGCCGGTGAAAATAAAGTCTGTAATACCGCGCTGCTCATTTCCCCAGAAGGGCAAGAACTCGCACGCTATAACAAAGTCCACTTATTCGATGTAGATTTGCCGGATGGCAACACCTACACTGAATCAAGCACTGTACAGGCAGGAAATAGCTTGCCACAGCTCTGTCGGACGCCACAGCTTGGCAATATTGGTTTATCTGTTTGCTATGACGTACGTTTCCCAGAACTGTACCGTCACCTTTCTAAGCAAGGGGCGGACATTCTTTGTATTCCTGCTGCATTCACTGCTTATACCGGTAAAGATCATTGGCAAACGTTGATCCAAGCGCGGGCAATTGAAAATACAGCTTATGTGGTTGCCCCTGCTCAAACTGGTAAGCACTACGGAATGCGCTATTCTCATGGCCACGCCATGATCGTTGATCCTTGGGGCACAATTTTAGATGATGTTGGGGTTCATCCCGGGGTGGCGATCGCCGAAATTAGCCCCATCCGCCTCAAGCAAGTCCGTCAGCAAATGCCCTGCTTACAGCACCGTGTATTTTAA
- the rsgA gene encoding small ribosomal subunit biogenesis GTPase RsgA — MTQTEIISVEGTVTAVQANFYHVQPNNGSADLLCTRRTRLKKIGQQVMVGDQVVVEEIDRQDKRGAIAAVLPRKTELDRPPVANANQLLLVFALAEPALDPWQLSRFLVKAESTGLSLLLALNKQDLLESHECHAWHKRLSEWGYDAVLLSIEQRIGLEKLQQKLAGKISIVAGPSGVGKSSLINCLIPEATLRVGQVSGKLQRGRHTTRHVELFELPCGGLLADSPGFNQPDWQILPQALGNYFPEIRQQLAQENCQFKDCLHLQEPNCAVSDDWERYEIYQKFLDEAIAYKENQQQQRDEETQQKVKMTAGGKQHEPKLATKKYRRTSRRERHQNLKDLYEKQSIDDLFLDE; from the coding sequence GTGACTCAAACTGAAATTATTTCGGTAGAAGGCACAGTAACAGCGGTACAAGCAAATTTTTATCATGTCCAACCTAATAACGGGTCGGCAGATTTATTATGTACGCGACGCACTCGATTAAAGAAAATTGGGCAGCAGGTCATGGTTGGTGATCAGGTTGTGGTCGAGGAGATCGATCGTCAGGATAAGCGGGGGGCGATCGCCGCAGTTTTACCAAGGAAAACCGAACTAGATCGCCCCCCTGTGGCGAATGCAAATCAATTATTGCTGGTGTTTGCGCTGGCGGAACCGGCCCTTGATCCTTGGCAACTCAGTCGTTTTCTCGTCAAGGCTGAATCAACGGGCTTATCGTTACTTTTGGCGCTAAACAAACAAGATTTACTGGAAAGTCATGAATGTCACGCTTGGCATAAACGGCTGAGTGAATGGGGTTATGATGCAGTGCTTTTGAGCATTGAACAGCGGATCGGTTTAGAGAAATTACAGCAAAAATTGGCAGGAAAAATCTCGATTGTGGCAGGGCCTTCTGGGGTCGGAAAATCCAGTCTCATCAATTGTTTAATTCCCGAAGCAACATTGCGGGTTGGGCAGGTGTCTGGCAAATTGCAGCGAGGACGACATACAACGCGCCACGTTGAGCTTTTTGAGTTGCCATGTGGGGGATTATTGGCAGATAGTCCGGGATTTAATCAACCGGATTGGCAAATTTTACCGCAAGCTCTGGGTAATTATTTTCCTGAAATTCGTCAGCAATTAGCACAAGAAAATTGTCAATTTAAGGATTGTCTCCATCTGCAAGAGCCGAATTGTGCAGTGTCTGATGATTGGGAACGATACGAGATTTATCAAAAATTTCTCGATGAGGCGATCGCCTACAAAGAAAATCAGCAACAACAGCGGGACGAAGAAACACAGCAAAAAGTAAAAATGACGGCGGGCGGCAAACAGCATGAACCTAAATTAGCAACAAAAAAATATCGCCGAACTTCGAGACGGGAACGCCACCAAAATTTAAAAGATCTCTATGAAAAGCAGTCTATCGATGATTTATTTCTTGACGAGTAG
- a CDS encoding pyridoxamine 5'-phosphate oxidase family protein: MTQLAGWTQDISPFHDGEQAVQELAGVRAKAEKVGRRFIRDFMPDQHREFYAQLPFILVGSLDDQSRPWASILTNKSSFITALDSQTLQFQASPLLGDRLSDNLKLNANLGFLGIELHTRRRNRVNGKVTVIAPNNFSVHVTQSFGNCPQFIHKRNLVWLPERFENPVNQAQTFDHFTADIANIIRQADSFYLATSFNGKYEKGNEGVDMSHRGGKPGFVKLEGDRTFIFPNFAGNNFYNTLGNLHLNNHIGVLFVDFEAGNLVSLTGTAEIIWEDEQLENFKGAEQLIRVTAEEIIYLPEALPFRWDFDEYSPANEFVGDWQ; encoded by the coding sequence ATGACTCAATTAGCTGGTTGGACACAGGATATTTCACCCTTTCATGATGGTGAACAAGCAGTGCAAGAACTCGCCGGAGTACGTGCAAAAGCAGAAAAAGTTGGGCGTCGGTTTATTCGAGATTTTATGCCGGATCAGCACCGAGAATTTTACGCGCAGTTGCCGTTTATTTTGGTTGGCAGTCTTGATGATCAATCTCGTCCTTGGGCTTCAATTCTGACAAATAAATCATCTTTTATTACTGCACTCGACAGCCAAACCCTTCAATTTCAGGCTTCTCCATTACTTGGCGATCGCCTCTCTGATAATCTCAAGCTCAACGCAAATTTAGGATTTCTGGGCATTGAACTTCATACTCGTCGCCGCAATCGAGTTAATGGAAAAGTTACGGTGATCGCCCCAAATAATTTCTCCGTTCATGTGACCCAATCCTTTGGCAATTGCCCGCAATTTATCCACAAACGTAATTTAGTCTGGCTACCGGAGCGTTTCGAAAATCCGGTTAACCAAGCTCAAACTTTTGACCATTTCACCGCAGACATCGCCAATATTATTCGTCAAGCCGACAGCTTTTATCTCGCGACTAGTTTTAATGGCAAATATGAAAAAGGGAATGAAGGCGTTGATATGTCCCACCGTGGCGGCAAACCAGGCTTTGTGAAATTAGAGGGCGATCGCACTTTTATTTTTCCGAATTTTGCAGGCAACAATTTTTACAATACTCTCGGTAATCTCCATCTCAACAATCATATTGGGGTATTGTTTGTCGATTTTGAAGCCGGGAATTTAGTATCTCTCACTGGTACTGCTGAAATTATTTGGGAAGATGAACAACTCGAAAATTTTAAAGGGGCAGAACAATTAATTCGAGTCACGGCGGAAGAAATTATTTATTTGCCAGAAGCATTGCCCTTCCGCTGGGATTTTGATGAATATTCGCCAGCCAATGAATTCGTTGGAGATTGGCAATAA
- a CDS encoding IctB family putative bicarbonate transporter, with product MTASWQRWLFLQFPFELWLRNSYIYGGFGLLQSWRGGSWLLQWAEPLGVLILCALLVFAPFVSTGVIGFFLLAGAAYWALLSISDPPADYLTSIHVLVFLFASVAAIATVLSPVKSAALSGLIKLCLYLFFFLLSARVLRSPKVLAGVIWVYLMLSLVVSGYGIRQEYFGVEQLATWNDPLSELANDTRVYSYLGNPNLLASYLIPAIAFSAVAFLVWRTFPQKILAAVAFFSNTACVFFTDSRGGWLALLASGIVGALMLYVWYGDRLSPFWRRWLLPLCFAFGLGLLAVAVVAVDSIRIRLFSIFAGRGDSSNNFRINVWYAVFRMIGDRPFFGIGPGNDAFNLMYPRYMESRFSALSAYSVILETAVEVGFIGLSIFCWLIINVFGQGLEIVKHCRDHKKLEGLWLVGAIAAMAGLMTQGLFDTVWYRPQVNTLWWLMVGMIAAYYPQIRHSQPK from the coding sequence ATGACGGCATCTTGGCAACGCTGGCTATTTTTACAATTTCCCTTTGAGCTTTGGCTACGGAATAGCTATATTTATGGCGGTTTCGGCCTGCTGCAATCATGGCGGGGAGGGAGTTGGCTATTGCAATGGGCGGAGCCACTCGGTGTCCTAATTCTCTGCGCTTTGCTAGTTTTTGCGCCGTTTGTTTCGACTGGAGTGATTGGTTTTTTCCTCCTTGCAGGAGCAGCCTACTGGGCGTTATTGAGCATTTCTGATCCACCAGCGGATTATCTGACATCAATTCATGTGTTGGTTTTTCTGTTTGCTAGTGTTGCGGCGATCGCCACAGTATTATCTCCAGTAAAATCGGCCGCCTTGTCTGGCCTAATTAAACTCTGTCTATATCTATTCTTTTTTCTTCTGAGTGCAAGGGTGCTGCGATCGCCCAAAGTTTTAGCAGGGGTGATTTGGGTTTATTTAATGCTCTCGCTGGTGGTCAGTGGCTATGGCATTCGACAAGAATATTTTGGTGTCGAACAGCTTGCAACATGGAATGATCCACTCTCCGAACTCGCCAACGACACAAGGGTTTATAGCTATCTCGGCAATCCCAATCTTCTCGCCAGTTATTTGATTCCGGCGATCGCCTTTAGTGCAGTCGCATTCTTGGTATGGCGGACATTTCCACAGAAGATTTTGGCAGCAGTAGCCTTTTTTAGTAATACGGCCTGTGTCTTTTTTACCGATAGCCGTGGTGGTTGGTTAGCACTGTTAGCGTCAGGGATTGTTGGCGCGCTAATGCTTTATGTCTGGTACGGCGATCGCCTCAGTCCTTTTTGGCGACGCTGGCTATTGCCTCTTTGCTTCGCCTTTGGCTTAGGATTGCTTGCCGTTGCGGTGGTGGCTGTAGATTCGATCCGTATTCGTCTATTCAGCATTTTTGCAGGGCGAGGAGACAGTAGTAATAATTTTCGGATTAATGTTTGGTACGCCGTATTTAGAATGATTGGCGATCGCCCATTTTTTGGCATTGGCCCTGGCAATGATGCTTTTAACCTGATGTATCCACGCTATATGGAAAGCCGTTTCTCGGCCTTGAGTGCCTACTCTGTCATTCTCGAAACTGCCGTTGAAGTTGGATTTATTGGCCTAAGTATCTTCTGTTGGCTCATTATCAATGTCTTTGGACAGGGTCTCGAAATCGTTAAACATTGCCGTGACCACAAAAAACTGGAAGGGCTTTGGCTTGTAGGGGCGATCGCCGCAATGGCTGGTTTAATGACCCAAGGACTATTTGACACCGTTTGGTATCGCCCTCAAGTAAATACCCTCTGGTGGTTAATGGTTGGGATGATTGCTGCATACTATCCCCAAATTCGTCATTCTCAACCTAAATAA
- a CDS encoding phycobiliprotein lyase, giving the protein MLIETPMSMMAFFRKSEGTWFSQRTVHRFDSAADESGESNLIISVLSKDDPKVLEICEVQNTDPALVSGGASFQWQGNLSEKEPDPNYEAILVDIPNPDNPCEGKFLRNKGYVEGIPVVGVYNFALDGVMTIDTEYERNQGRERAWFITDDFRVRVSTVQIMNGVNLMTYASERRCVSPESLREMMQKQFA; this is encoded by the coding sequence ATGCTTATTGAAACACCCATGAGTATGATGGCATTTTTCCGCAAGAGTGAAGGGACATGGTTTTCCCAGCGGACAGTGCATCGTTTTGATTCGGCGGCTGATGAGTCGGGGGAATCGAATTTAATTATTTCTGTTTTGTCAAAAGATGATCCTAAGGTTTTAGAAATTTGTGAAGTACAAAATACGGATCCAGCGCTTGTTAGTGGTGGTGCTAGTTTCCAATGGCAAGGAAATTTGAGTGAGAAAGAACCAGACCCAAATTATGAAGCAATCTTAGTCGACATTCCAAACCCTGATAATCCTTGTGAAGGTAAGTTTCTGCGAAACAAGGGTTATGTAGAAGGGATTCCTGTGGTCGGTGTTTACAATTTTGCGCTGGATGGTGTCATGACAATTGACACAGAATATGAGCGTAATCAAGGTCGTGAACGCGCTTGGTTTATCACAGATGATTTCCGAGTACGGGTCAGCACGGTTCAGATTATGAATGGAGTGAATCTGATGACTTATGCATCAGAACGCCGCTGTGTGTCACCGGAATCTTTGCGAGAGATGATGCAAAAACAATTTGCTTGA
- a CDS encoding glutathione S-transferase family protein, translated as MITLYGHELSGNVYKVRLLLELLGTEYEFVKVDLMKGEHKKPPYLAINPFGQVPALVDGDETVLDAQAILVYLAKKYGSEDWLPTDAVSLSKVVRWLSTTAGEVRQGVESARLYHLFKMKTLNIERTEEKANLILKQLDEHLADQEWLEFGRPTIADIAVFPYVALAPDGNISLDAYPNVLSWIDRIKHLPNFVGMRSIDAPVSA; from the coding sequence ATGATTACGCTTTATGGTCATGAGCTTTCCGGTAACGTTTACAAAGTTCGTCTCCTCTTAGAATTGCTCGGCACAGAATACGAATTTGTAAAAGTTGACCTGATGAAAGGTGAGCATAAAAAGCCCCCTTACCTGGCGATTAATCCTTTTGGTCAAGTGCCAGCCCTTGTTGATGGTGATGAAACGGTGCTTGATGCCCAGGCGATTTTGGTCTATCTCGCGAAAAAATATGGCAGTGAAGATTGGCTACCTACTGACGCTGTTTCCCTCAGTAAAGTTGTCCGTTGGCTCTCGACGACAGCAGGTGAAGTGCGCCAAGGTGTCGAAAGTGCGCGACTCTATCATCTCTTTAAAATGAAGACCCTTAATATCGAGCGGACAGAAGAAAAAGCAAATCTGATTTTGAAGCAACTCGATGAGCATTTAGCTGACCAAGAGTGGCTTGAATTTGGTCGCCCAACCATTGCAGATATCGCTGTCTTTCCCTACGTTGCATTAGCGCCTGATGGCAATATTTCCCTTGATGCTTACCCGAATGTCTTGTCGTGGATTGACCGCATTAAGCATCTGCCCAATTTCGTCGGGATGCGCAGTATTGATGCACCCGTGAGTGCTTAG
- a CDS encoding pentapeptide repeat-containing protein, whose translation MSSLANRLSFKHYLPAEVKEILERGNSLENANLEDLDLAGYDLSDANLQGAILIGVNFTGATLAGAQLQNADLRRANLTNASLKGATLSEAYLQRTILNDCDLAGAVLDGANLTLAFYNSQTIWPDDFNYRNSGAVGPKANLSGAYLNTANLRGADLQGANLRGAYLSGTDFTGANLTGVAFSGANLKRSFLTGACLREARLINVELEMADLRGADLTGAMLEQIESLAGADFSDVRGLSDSERSYLCSRSPKELGTWNSFTRKNTRASLNCPSRS comes from the coding sequence ATGAGTTCTCTCGCTAATCGCCTCAGTTTTAAGCATTATCTTCCTGCCGAAGTCAAAGAGATATTAGAGAGAGGAAATAGCTTAGAGAATGCTAATTTAGAAGACCTTGATTTAGCGGGATATGATCTCAGTGATGCTAATTTACAAGGCGCAATTTTAATTGGTGTGAATTTCACTGGGGCAACTTTAGCTGGTGCTCAGTTACAGAATGCAGACCTACGCCGTGCCAATTTAACCAATGCATCTCTGAAAGGAGCCACGCTTTCTGAAGCTTATTTACAACGCACTATTTTGAATGATTGTGATCTTGCAGGTGCAGTCCTTGATGGTGCCAATTTAACTCTGGCTTTCTATAATTCTCAGACAATCTGGCCAGACGATTTCAATTACCGCAATTCTGGTGCTGTAGGGCCCAAGGCAAATCTTTCTGGCGCTTATCTCAATACAGCCAATTTACGAGGTGCCGATTTACAGGGCGCAAATCTTCGTGGTGCCTACTTGAGTGGCACTGATTTTACTGGTGCTAATTTAACGGGTGTTGCGTTTAGTGGTGCCAATTTGAAGCGATCCTTTTTAACTGGTGCTTGTTTAAGGGAAGCTCGTCTCATCAATGTGGAATTGGAGATGGCTGATTTGCGAGGGGCAGATTTAACAGGGGCAATGTTAGAGCAAATCGAAAGTTTAGCTGGGGCTGATTTTAGTGATGTGAGGGGTTTGAGTGATTCAGAGCGATCCTATCTTTGTAGCCGATCGCCCAAAGAACTTGGCACCTGGAATTCCTTCACACGAAAAAATACCCGCGCAAGCTTAAATTGCCCGTCGCGTTCTTAA
- the rpoD gene encoding RNA polymerase sigma factor RpoD yields MTQAKTALELTTKTSQNNAEIDYSALAEAEVTTVKEEYVEIKLTTKKTRKAKTSRRKESATKKKPYTEDSIRIYLQEIGRIRLLRAEEEIELARKIADLLELERMREQLEEHESRVPTDKEWAEAAGMPLKDFRRRLFHGRRAKDKMVQSNLRLVVSIAKKYMNRGLSFQDLIQEGSLGLIRAAEKFDHEKGYKFSTYATWWIRQAITRAIADQSRTIRLPVHLYETISRIKKTTKILSQELGRKPTEEEIATRMEMTIEKLRFIAKSAQLPISLETPIGKEEDSRLGDFIEADGETPEDQVSKSLLREDLENVLDTLSPRERDVLRLRYGLDDGRMKTLEEIGQIFNVTRERIRQIEAKALRKLRHPNRNSILKEYIR; encoded by the coding sequence ATGACCCAAGCGAAGACAGCACTGGAACTAACCACTAAAACGAGTCAGAACAATGCTGAGATTGATTACAGTGCCCTTGCCGAGGCGGAAGTCACGACAGTAAAAGAAGAATACGTCGAAATCAAACTCACCACTAAAAAAACTCGTAAGGCTAAAACCAGTCGTCGCAAGGAGTCTGCCACCAAAAAGAAACCCTACACTGAAGATTCAATTCGGATTTATCTTCAGGAAATCGGTCGTATTCGCCTCCTCCGTGCTGAAGAAGAAATTGAACTCGCTCGTAAGATTGCAGATTTGCTAGAGCTAGAGCGGATGCGTGAACAACTTGAAGAGCACGAGTCTCGCGTTCCCACTGATAAAGAGTGGGCTGAAGCTGCGGGTATGCCTCTTAAGGATTTCCGTCGTCGTTTGTTCCATGGTCGTCGCGCGAAAGACAAAATGGTGCAGTCCAACCTGCGTCTTGTGGTTTCCATCGCGAAGAAGTATATGAACCGTGGTCTATCTTTCCAAGACCTTATTCAAGAAGGTTCCCTTGGTTTGATTCGTGCAGCTGAGAAGTTTGACCACGAAAAAGGCTATAAATTCTCTACTTATGCAACGTGGTGGATTCGTCAGGCTATTACCCGTGCGATCGCCGACCAATCCCGTACTATCCGCCTCCCAGTTCACCTTTACGAGACTATCTCTCGGATTAAGAAGACTACCAAAATTTTGTCCCAAGAACTCGGTCGTAAGCCAACTGAGGAAGAAATTGCAACTCGTATGGAAATGACCATCGAGAAACTTCGCTTCATTGCAAAATCTGCTCAGCTACCTATTTCTCTCGAAACGCCCATTGGTAAAGAAGAAGATTCTCGCCTCGGTGACTTTATCGAAGCCGATGGTGAAACACCTGAAGATCAGGTTTCTAAGAGCCTACTTCGCGAAGATCTTGAGAATGTTCTCGATACCCTCAGCCCTCGTGAGCGTGATGTTTTGCGCCTACGTTATGGCCTCGATGATGGTCGCATGAAGACCCTCGAAGAAATCGGTCAAATCTTTAACGTGACTCGTGAGCGTATCCGTCAAATCGAAGCAAAAGCACTTCGTAAGCTCCGCCACCCCAACCGCAACAGCATTCTCAAAGAATATATCCGCTAG